The following coding sequences are from one Desulfobacterales bacterium window:
- a CDS encoding cation transporter, with product MHNFSDFIAVFISLIAYKIGKNGATVNNTFGYRSAEIIAALLNSSILIVFSVFILKEALERLYEPVTISGEIVIGFALVGIVGNGLSAWILYKDSAHSLNIKGAFIHMLGDFFTSVAVLISGVIMFFTKWYWIDTLFSFMIVAFIVINAWSILKSSVKILMNATPEGINLHLIQQSLSEIENIIGVHYLHAWRISSSDIAFSCHLVVDDIRVSQTEEIVETINHVLLNKFGINHPILQFETKNCGEGSIFCEMSCGGN from the coding sequence AGCTGTATTTATTTCCTTAATAGCTTATAAAATTGGTAAAAATGGAGCTACAGTTAATAATACTTTCGGATATCGCAGCGCTGAAATAATTGCCGCTTTATTAAATTCATCTATTCTTATTGTGTTTTCAGTTTTTATATTGAAAGAAGCTCTTGAAAGGCTTTATGAACCTGTAACAATTTCCGGAGAAATAGTTATAGGTTTTGCATTAGTCGGGATTGTAGGAAACGGGCTTTCAGCATGGATTCTTTATAAAGACTCAGCGCACAGTTTAAATATAAAAGGTGCTTTTATTCACATGCTTGGCGATTTTTTTACATCAGTCGCTGTTTTAATAAGTGGTGTAATAATGTTTTTTACTAAGTGGTATTGGATTGACACTTTGTTTTCTTTCATGATTGTAGCTTTTATTGTTATAAACGCATGGTCAATTTTAAAATCATCCGTAAAAATTCTGATGAATGCTACGCCTGAAGGTATTAATCTTCATTTAATTCAACAAAGTTTATCCGAGATTGAAAACATAATAGGAGTTCATTATCTTCACGCATGGCGAATAAGCTCTTCGGATATTGCATTTTCTTGTCATTTAGTCGTAGATGATATTCGTGTAAGTCAAACGGAAGAAATAGTCGAAACGATTAATCACGTTCTTCTTAATAAATTCGGAATTAATCATCCTATATTGCAATTTGAAACAAAAAATTGTGGAGAAGGTTCTATTTTTTGCGAAATGTCTTGCGGTGGTAATTAA